A genomic window from Chanodichthys erythropterus isolate Z2021 chromosome 1, ASM2448905v1, whole genome shotgun sequence includes:
- the LOC137019049 gene encoding uncharacterized protein, whose protein sequence is MEAADLLFESLFRWMENRKKCAEELLELVQELENVHQGSTPILAVTTAAGLTSAVFISIFTEGLALPLLAVAAGIVSIITGVVNEANSRRTFKKAIELIKEDKKVGTSIQKQLQDLKDRCGGAKLGDHADELECEVTSQLMCALTRRNKTHVSLDFLRGFNRATFYRHMTPGGVAPAKASHFICQALNLISSPEITSSLKVSAKEMVENIGCIGIKEPIKAGSRVPSAIGLGVCVYDLIMTCEELVKGNRVTEASKLLRDSAREILEGRQKLKEQLDAMQEIIQKLFRMKNLIKNLGEYSLSLTENGQNIMAYIMGTCTDNEVVSWLRELTHQIEFVNLLRFSLERLSCILPDLSTPDGGHIDIVFVAHGSIVDQFMPAGGLVPTPNIRDTILYSPWNCKIDSNTAFGIAQGNIQVTDREFYNTSNELYYEPNPLPDRWNSMRRSLHDIPGILLSPVTPEEGAWAFFDWLWESRSMEIEDRVIIPYVVPQLLVNAFGEIPLYIFIFVTSFMLMIFNKTATVHLAACLGRAGSPEKPEEWRRQYAFTSDGTIMTMNMDDRYMNSMLFRALRSLFDSQKP, encoded by the exons ATGGAGGCAGCAGATCTTTTATTTGAGTCACTCTTCCGCTGGATGGAGAACCGAAAGAAATGTGCAGAAGAGCTGTTGGAACTGGTGCAAGAGCTGGAAAATGTTCATCAGGGCAGCACCCCCATTCTGGCTGTAACTACAGCTGCGGGCTTAACAtctgcagtgtttatcagtatCTTTACAGAAGGTCTGGCCCTCCCTCTATTGGCTGTTGCAGCAGGCattgtcagcatcattactggaGTGGTAAACGAAGCTAACTCCAGGAGGACCTTTAAAAAAGCTATTGAATTAATTAAAGAAGATAAGAAGGTTGGGACGAGCATTCAGAAGCAACTGCAAGATCTGAAGGACAGGTGTGGAGGAGCAAAGCTCGGGGATCATGCTGATGAGTTGGAGTGTGAGGTGACCTCTCAACTGATGTGTGCTCTGACCAGAAGGAATAAAACTCACGTATCCCTGGACTTTCTCAGAGGGTTCAACAGAGCCACATTCTATCGTCACATGACACCAGGTGGAGTGGCTCCAGCCAAGGCCTCACACTTTATTTGCCAAGCTCTGAACCTCATTAGTTCCCCTGAGATCACGAGTAGCCTGAAGGTATCTGCCAAAGAAATGGTGGAGAACATTGGATGCATTGGCATTAAAGAGCCTATTAAAGCAGGATCAAGG GTACCCAGTGCGATTGGTTTAGGCGTATGTGTGTACGACCTGATTATGACGTGTGAAGAATTAGTAAAAGGCAATCGGGTCACGGAGGCCAGCAAGCTCTTACGGGATTCAGCCAGGGAAATACTGGAAGGCCGACAAAAGCTAAAGGAACAGTTGGATGCAATgca GGAAATCATTCAAAAATTGTTCCGAATGAAGAACCTCATCAAGAACTTGGGGGAATATTCTCTCAGCCTGACTGAAAATGGACAGAACATAATGGCGTATATCATGGGAACATGTACAGACAATGAAGTTGTCTCCTGGCTTCGGGAATTAACTCATCAGATTGAATTTGTGAATCTTCTACGATTTTCCCTTGAGAGATTAAGTTGCATTCTTCCAGATTTGAGTACACCTGATGGAGGTCACATAGACATCGTGTTTGTGGCTCATGGCTCAATTGTTGACCAATTTATGCCAGCAGGTGGCCTGGTGCCCACACCTAACATCAGAGACACCATTCTTTACTCTCCGTGGAACTGCAAAATTGATTCCAACACTGCATTTGGAATTGCTCAGGGGAACATTCAAGTGACAGACAGAGAGTTTTACAATACAAGCAATGAGCTTTACTATGAGCCAAACCCTTTGCCAGATCGCTGGAATAGCATGCGAAGATCTCTCCACGACATCCCAGGGATCCTTCTATCCCCTGTAACCCCTGAAGAAGGAGCATGGGCCTTTTTTGACTGGCTTTGGGAGAGTAGAAGTATGGAAATAGAAGACCGTGTTATTATTCCTTATGTTGTCCCACAACTTTTGGTAAATGCATTTGGAGAGATCCCCCTGTACATATTCATATTTGTGACATCATTTATGCTCATGATCTTTAATAAAACAGCTACTGTGCACCTGGCTGCTTGTTTGGGCCGTGCAGGAAGTCCAGAAAAGCCAGAAGAGTGGAGAAGGCAGTATGCCTTCACAAGTGATGGAACCATTATGACTATGAACATGGATGATAGGTACATGAACTCTATGTTATTCAGAGCCTTAAGATCACTGTTCGACAGTCAGAAACCATAG